The Arthrobacter sp. OAP107 DNA segment TCCTGAACGGTAATCACAGCAGGTAAGGCCTTTCACAACAGGGAATGCCGCAGCACGGCGGATTGCATGCCGCGCGGCGCGAAGTATGGAACGCCGGGGATGCCGGCCGGAGAACGGCCTGTCCAAGTCTACCGGCCGGGGCAACCCGGCCAGAACACCTCTTCCCCGCCCGCACGAGCACCTTCCCAATCCACCCGGAGCAGTGGCTTCCCGGCCAAGCAGAGCGGAGTATTTGTGCCTAGCACCAGACCCCGGGCAGTCCCTCTTGTAGAACAGCAACAAAATGCGGCTAATCCCGGACCAGTAACGTCGAGAACAGCTGATAATTGTTTGTACCCCTCCGACAGGACCTCCCATGACCCAGACCCATTCCGCCGGCACCGTGCAGCCGGCAAAGCGCAGCCGCTGGAACGCCACCGACCTCGGACTCATCGCAGTCTTCGCCGCGCTCGTGGCGGCGTCAGCCCTGGTGGCCGCCATCCCCGTGGGTGGCCTCGGCGTCCCCATCACGCTCCAGACCCTCGCCGTCATACTGACCGGCCTTGCCCTTGGCCCCGGCCGCGCGTTCGCCGCCGTCGGCCTCTACACCCTCCTTGGGCTCGCCGGGCTCCCCATTTTCAGCGGTGGCCGCAGCGGACTGGGCATCCTGGCCGGACCGTCTGCCGGTTACATCATCGCCTTCCCGCTTGCCGCCGCAGCGGTGGGCTGGCTGGCCGCCGTCGTCGTCCGCCGCACGGTCAAGTTCCGTGCCGTGTTCCTGTTCGCCGCCGCCATGGCCGCCAGCATCGTGCTGATCCACGGACTGGGCGTCGCCGGCATGATGGTCAACGCCAAGCTGGACTTCGACAAGGCGGTCCTGGCCGACCTCCCCTTCTACCCGGGTGACATCATCAAGAACGTCCTCGCCGTTGCGGTGGCCACCGCCCTGCACAAGGCGTTCCCCGACCTGCTGGTCCGCCGCGTCCGGAAGCTCCCGCAGCAGCCGGCCACGCAGCAGGCTGCCAGGCCGGAGGCAACAACGCCGGAAGCCACGGAGCCGAAAGCAACCACCCAGCAGTGAGCACCGTCTCCCTCAGGAACGCAGGGGTCAGCGTGGCCGTGGACGGCCGCCCTGACCCCAAAGTCCTGCTGCAGGACCTCTCGCTGGAGCTCACCGAGCAGCGGATCGGTGTGATCGGTGCCAACGGTTCCGGCAAGTCCACCCTGCTCCGCCTTCTCAACGGACTCGTGGCCCCCACCGAAGGGACCGTGACGGTCAACGGCGCCGACACCCTCCGCAACGTAAGCGCCGTGCGCCGGCAGGTGGGCTTCGTGTTCACCGATCCCCTTTCCCAGCTGGTCATGCCCACCGGCCGCGAGGACGTGGAACTCTCGCTCCGGCGCTCGGTGCGGAATGGCAGGGAGCGCCGGGAGCAGGCCACCGCCGCGCTGGACCGCTTCGGGCTCCTGCCGCTGGCTGACCAGAGCATCTACGAACTCTCCGGCGGCGAACGGCAGCTCCTGGCACTGGCATCCGTGCTGGCGGTGGAACCTGGAATCCTGGTGCTGGACGAGCCCTCCACGCTCCTGGACCTCCGGAACCGCGAACTGCTGCGCCGCACTCTCGCCGGGCTGAGCCAGCAGATCGTCATGTCCACCCATGACCTGGAGCTGGCGCTGGACATGGACCGGGTTTTGGTGGTCGAAGCCGGACGGATAGCGTACGACGGCGCTGCTGCCGCCGCCGTCGAGCATTACCGCTCGCTTTCCGCGCGGAGCCTGTCAGGCGGGGACTTCCGGTGAGGGGCCACGGCTTCCTGCTCGCCAACTACGTGCCCGGCACGTCACTGATCCACCGCATGCCGCTGTGGCTGAAGTTCCTGCTGGTCCTGGCCTGCGGAATGGCCTCGTTCCTGATAGTCGACTGGCGGCTGGCCGCCGGAGCCCTCGGCGTGATGTGCGCGCTGTTCCTGCTCAGTGGCGCCGGGGCCGTGCGCCTTTTCCGCGCGGTGCGGCCGCTGCTGCCGATCCTGCTGGTCATCGGCGCGTTCCAGTGGTGGCAGCTGGGCGGGTCCGTTGCCGCGCGGATCGTCCTGAACATCCTGCTGTGCGTCGTGGCAGCGTCCCTGCTGACCGCCACCACGCCGCTGCACCGGCTGCTCGACGGCGTGGTGTCCCTCGCCCGCCCGTTCCGGCGCTTCGGTGCGGACCCCGAGCGCTTCGCCCTGACCATCGCCATCATGCTGCGGAGCATTCCCTTTATCGCCGGGGCCTTCGCCGACGTCCGGGACTCGGCGCGCGCCCGCGGACTGGAACGTAACCCGCGAGCACTCGTCCTGCCGGTATTCATCACCACTGTCGCCTACGCCCGCCATACCGGCGAGGCGCTGGCTGCGCGCGGACTGGGTGAGCCGGAGGACTGAGC contains these protein-coding regions:
- a CDS encoding biotin transporter BioY, translated to MTQTHSAGTVQPAKRSRWNATDLGLIAVFAALVAASALVAAIPVGGLGVPITLQTLAVILTGLALGPGRAFAAVGLYTLLGLAGLPIFSGGRSGLGILAGPSAGYIIAFPLAAAAVGWLAAVVVRRTVKFRAVFLFAAAMAASIVLIHGLGVAGMMVNAKLDFDKAVLADLPFYPGDIIKNVLAVAVATALHKAFPDLLVRRVRKLPQQPATQQAARPEATTPEATEPKATTQQ
- a CDS encoding ABC transporter ATP-binding protein, with protein sequence MSTVSLRNAGVSVAVDGRPDPKVLLQDLSLELTEQRIGVIGANGSGKSTLLRLLNGLVAPTEGTVTVNGADTLRNVSAVRRQVGFVFTDPLSQLVMPTGREDVELSLRRSVRNGRERREQATAALDRFGLLPLADQSIYELSGGERQLLALASVLAVEPGILVLDEPSTLLDLRNRELLRRTLAGLSQQIVMSTHDLELALDMDRVLVVEAGRIAYDGAAAAAVEHYRSLSARSLSGGDFR
- a CDS encoding energy-coupling factor transporter transmembrane protein EcfT — its product is MRGHGFLLANYVPGTSLIHRMPLWLKFLLVLACGMASFLIVDWRLAAGALGVMCALFLLSGAGAVRLFRAVRPLLPILLVIGAFQWWQLGGSVAARIVLNILLCVVAASLLTATTPLHRLLDGVVSLARPFRRFGADPERFALTIAIMLRSIPFIAGAFADVRDSARARGLERNPRALVLPVFITTVAYARHTGEALAARGLGEPED